CTGGATactacaaataaaaaatgaagactgGAAGGTTTATAGAGCATTAAAAGGACTCAGGAGAGGACCTACAGGGCAGGAAGGAACAGAATTTGGGTTGAAGTGAAAGATGTAGGGGCCCTAATCCTAATTTTAATGGGACCGAGATATTTTAGGAACAGTGGGTGGTAGATGGCAGTCCATCCCCTGGATGCCATTGTGACTAAATGCCCACACTCCTGGCATTATTCCCTATTCCcactctctttccctcccactcTGCTCCAGCCCTTTTCCTATGCCAGACTAGGTCAATGATGAGAAGAGACAGTCTTGGCAATGATCCCCCCACTCCACTTCCCTCAGACACCAGAACCTTAGACCCACTTCTGAATTCCTTACCATAGATTTTCCACTACGCCAAAGGCCAGCCTTACATCGATGAAGTCGGTGCCTTCAAAGAGAGGATTCAGTGGGTTGGGGATCCTCGATGGAAAGATGGCTCTATTGTCATCCACAATCTAGATTACAGTGACAATGGTACCTTCACTTGTGATGTGAAAAACCCACCTGACATTGTTGGCAAGACTTCTCAGGTCACACTTTACGTCTTTGACAAAGGTATGGGGGATGGAGaatggggagggaatggaggaagagagagaagaaccaACTTTTACTGAACTGTATGTTTATTTAGTACATAAATCATGTTCTCAACATGTGTAAAAGGCACTGTTAGacaatggggaaaacaaaaacataatccctgttctcaaagagtttgTGCTCCAATATAAGCATAATATAAgtaaattgagggaaagaaatacTAATGAAAGATGAAGGGGACAAAGAAGGCTTCAGAAAGGAATTGGCTTTTGAGATGATGCTTGAAAAAAGCCAAGGAGTTAAGAAGAAGTATGAGGAAGCAGCTTCTGGAAAATCCACGAGGGGACACCTGGACATGGAAGATGCTTTGTCCCAATTTACAAAGACAGACGATAAGAGCATTACGTTCAGGAACACCTAATGAGAAAGGTGGGCTAAAACAGTTTCTGAGGAAACTGGTAGGAAAGAAAGCTGGAAAGGTGGTCAGACTCAGATTTAACAGCCAGGTTGAGGAGTTTTTACTTTACTGAAGGCAATGGGGAGTtcctaaaaaaatttattaagatagGTGCTTTAGAAAAGTTTATTTTGGGGAGCTAAGTGGAGGacatattggaaagaaaaaagatggaaactGCCCAGAGGACAGGAGGGAGGGAAGTTTTCTAACTCTGAGTAGTATATAGGGCTATGAGAAGAAGAATCCCAGAGGTTCATGAAAAGAAGTCAACTTCTTGTTGGCTCTGCCAGCTTGTACTGCAAGGCGTAAGGGGAGGGCTCCTGGCTTTTTTACACTACAAAAGCACCCTTAATCATGGAGGAAGTAAGCCATCTTTCTGAAGATCCATAGGAAAGAGCCCTCAGAAGTCAAGGGCTGCAGGCAGAGgatcctcctactcctcccaaccttctttctctcttccctccctattCAGTGCCCACCAGGTACGGGGTGGTGCTTGGTGCTGTGATTGGGGGTGTCCTGGGGCTGGTGCTGCTGCTGGTCCTCCTCTTCTATTTGATCCGATACTGCTGGCTTAGGAGGCAAGCTGCTCTGCAGAGAAGACTCAGGTAGGGGGAGTGTCAGACCTCTGGACTTCAGGGAAGGCCTCCGAGGTGGGGCGGGGCAGTCTGTGAGGTGGGAAGGGGTTTGTTAAAGGAAGCTGAGAAAGGAAAGCTCAGCAGCTCTGGGGCTCCTGTCCCAAGTGGGCCCTGCCCTTTACACCAATCACAGCCTAGCCCTCCCCTTGTGACTTGTTGGACATCATCACCCTTTTCATTGCAGTGCTATGGAGAAGGGAAAGCTGCACAAATCCAGCAAGGATTCATCTAAACGAGGCCGGCAGGTCAGAGGAAACTCTGAGTTTTCTGGGGAGAAGGGGGTGTCAGGGAGGACATGGGCAAGAGatcatagagagagaaagaaggggggaggggaagaaaccCCTATGGTGGAATGAAAGGAAGGGGGCGGGGGCGGGAAGAACTGACTTctgtttaatatataatattgcaGACACCTGTTCTGTATGCCATGCTGGACCACAGCCGGAGCACCAAGGCAGCTAGTGAAAAGAAGTCCAAGGGGCTTGGGGAGTCTCGCAAAGACAAGAAATAGCGGTTAGCCGGCCGGGCAGGGGGCCGGGGGCCGGGGGCAGAGCCCTCCAAAGGCTCCCAAGTAGTGGTCATTGAGATGGAACTCCGAGGGGATGAGCCGGGCGCTGAGCTCCGGCCTGCCGTCAAGTCCCCCAGTAGAACCAGCCTCAAGAATGCCCTCAAGACCATGATGGGCCTGGACTCAGACAAGTGACCACTCCCTCAGGCCCT
The Sminthopsis crassicaudata isolate SCR6 chromosome 4, ASM4859323v1, whole genome shotgun sequence genome window above contains:
- the MPZ gene encoding myelin protein P0, yielding MAPGDSPAIPIPVLTVLLFSFLVLSPAQAIVVYTDREVHGEVGSKVTLHCSFWSSEWVSDDISFTWRYQPEGGRDAISIFHYAKGQPYIDEVGAFKERIQWVGDPRWKDGSIVIHNLDYSDNGTFTCDVKNPPDIVGKTSQVTLYVFDKVPTRYGVVLGAVIGGVLGLVLLLVLLFYLIRYCWLRRQAALQRRLSAMEKGKLHKSSKDSSKRGRQTPVLYAMLDHSRSTKAASEKKSKGLGESRKDKK